One Onychostoma macrolepis isolate SWU-2019 chromosome 15, ASM1243209v1, whole genome shotgun sequence DNA segment encodes these proteins:
- the LOC131554225 gene encoding C3a anaphylatoxin chemotactic receptor-like: MVTVEEWMLQVCTSLENDNLTSVSVTQAYEGFSSIQIFAICIYLIIFVLGFIGNGLVIFVTGYKMKMTVNSIWFLNLAIADFFFSFAPVIRIVLIFGKPLGYILSKLLSFMTELNMFASIFFLTVISLDRCLCTWVIVWAQNKRTLLKARIICMIVWILSIGCSIPFVINFCTKYLDLQSLFTYRFMVGFLIPFLIIASSYIAIGVRVKRLTSGKHLRSYRVIISVVLAFFVCWFPYHVHKLCFISLNAVENKQDVNVREVISKSTPFLVCLAFLNSCLNPILYVFMCEEFKKKLKQSLLLVLEMAFAEEHLDFLDHKDDKRPQCFLDQLQRQENNTKINL; this comes from the exons ATGGTAACTGTGGAGGAATGGATGCTTCAag TGTGCACCAGTTTGGAAAATGATAATCTGACTAGTGTCTCCGTGACACAGGCCTACGAGGGCTTTTCAAGCATCCAGATATTCGCTATATGCATTTACCTCATCATCTTTGTCTTGGGCTTCATTGGAAATGGGCTTGTCATCTTTGTGACTGGCTACAAAATGAAGATGACAGTCAACTCCATTTGGTTTCTCAACTTGGCGATTGCGGACTTCTTTTTCTCCTTCGCCCCAGTCATACGCATTGTCTTGATCTTTGGCAAGCCGCTGGGCTACATTTTGTCCAAGCTTCTCTCTTTTATGACAGAACTAAATATGTTTGctagtatttttttcctaacAGTTATCAGTCTGGACCGATGCCTGTGCACATGGGTAATTGTGTGGGCTCAGAATAAACGAACTCTACTCAAAGCCAGGATCATCTGCATGATTGTGTGGATTTTATCCATCGGCTGTAGCATTCCATTTGTCATCAATTTCTGCACCAAATATCTAGACTTACAGTCTCTGTTCACATACAGGTTTATGGTGGGCTTCCTCATCCCCTTCCTGATCATTGCATCTTCTTATATAGCTATTGGAGTGCGAGTCAAACGTCTCACAAGTGGGAAGCATCTCAGGTCCTACCGTGTTATTATATCTGTGGTTCTGGCCTTTTTCGTATGCTGGTTTCCTTACCATGTTcacaaattgtgttttatttcattaaatgcAGTGGAGAATAAGCAGGATGTCAATGTTCGAGAGGTAATATCTAAATCTACACCTTTTTTAGTTTGCCTGGCTTTTCTAAACAGCTGTCTGAACCCCATTCTCTATGTGTTCATGTGTGAGGAGTTTAAGAAGAAGCTCAAACAGTCTCTGTTGCTGGTGCTGGAAATGGCTTTTGCTGAAGAACATCTGGACTTTCTGGATCACAAAGATGACAAAAGACCCCAATGCTTCCTTGACCAGCTGCAAAGAcaagaaaacaatacaaaaatcaaTCTCTAA
- the LOC131554079 gene encoding chymotrypsin-like protease CTRL-1 encodes MIWIISFLALVASTLGCGVRYPLRYPLHHPAAEIAERSISAFGDRLENLLKDLPEDPSPLPSIVRGNDANIIYSWPWQVSIQSSEGKLVCGGSLINENWILTAAHCSVQPGNDYVVLGQYDRGSNNENIQVKEIAKVITHPDYNKQIKFNNDVALLKLSSPAQMTSRIAPICLPSSLTSIRPGTLCVTTGWGATETNPNPRILQEATVPIVSQALCRQLWGRNRITNAMICAGASGASSCQGDSGGPLICKSSGVWYQVGIVSWGHESCSTDRPAAYTRVSYFRQWISEIIT; translated from the exons GATGTGGGGTTCGTTACCCGTTGCGTTACCCGTTGCATCACCCAGCAGCTGAAATTGCCGAAAGATCTATAAGTGCTTTTGGGGATCGGCTAGAAAATCTGCTAAAAGATCTGCCAGAAGATCCATCACCTCTACCAAGTATTGTTAGGGGAAATGATGCAAATATCATTTACTCTTGGCCCTGGCAGGTCTCTATCCAG AGCTCAGAAGGTAAGCTCGTCTGTGGTGGTTCCCTAATCAACGAAAACTGGATCCTCACTGCTGCCCACTGTTCAGTTCA GCCTGGAAATGACTATGTGGTCCTTGGACAGTATGACCGTGGTtccaataatgaaaatattcaaGTCAAGGAAATTGCCAAG GTCATCACCCATCCTGACTACAACAAACAGATTAAGTTCAACAATGATGTTGCACTACTGAAATTGTCCAGTCCAGCACAGATGACGTCCCGTATCGCTCCTATATGTCTGCCTAGCTCCTTAACCAGCATCCGCCCTGGGACTCTTTGTGTCACCACTGGCTGGGGAGCAACTGAAACTAACC CAAATCCTCGAATTCTGCAGGAGGCCACTGTGCCGATAGTGAGTCAAGCGCTGTGTAGGCAGCTTTGGGGTAGGAACAGAATCACAAACGCCATGATCTGTGCTGGAGCCTCTGGAGCCTCGTCTTGTCAG GGTGATTCTGGTGGTCCTCTGATTTGTAAGAGTTCGGGTGTTTGGTACCAAGTGGGCATCGTTTCCTGGGGCCACGAATCCTGCAGCACTGACCGTCCAGCTGCCTACACCCGTGTCTCTTACTTTCGACAATGGATCAGTGAAATCATTACATAA
- the LOC131520493 gene encoding chymotrypsin-like protease CTRL-1 produces the protein MLWIISCFALVASTLGCGVPAIKPVISGYSKIVNGENAVPGSWPWQVSLQQSNGFHFCGGSLINQYWVVTAAHCGVRAGYHYVILGEHDHGSNAEPIQVMNIAKAISHPYYNGNTFNNDVTLLKLSSPAQLTSRISPVCLTSSSTSIPSGTLCVTTGWGRTGTTSSPRILQQVALPLMSPAQCKQYWGQSRITDAMICAGASGVSSCQGDSGGPLVCESAGVWYQVGIVSWGSTDCNVRAPAIYSRVSYLRQWIDQTVAYN, from the exons ATGCTCTGGATCATCAGCTGTTTTGCTTTGGTGGCCTCCACTCTGG GTTGTGGAGTGCCTGCCATTAAGCCAGTAATTAGTGGCTACAGCAAAATTGTTAACGGAGAGAATGCAGTGCCTGGTTCCTGGCCCTGGCAGGTCTCTCTCCAG CAATCCAATGGCTTCCATTTCTGCGGAGGGTCCCTGATCAACCAGTACTGGGTGGTCACTGCTGCCCACTGCGGTGTCAG GGCTGGATATCACTATGTTATTCTTGGAGAGCATGACCACGGCTCCAATGCTGAGCCCATTCAAGTCATGAACATCGCCAAG GCCATCAGCCACCCTTACTACAACGGTAATACCTTCAACAATGACGTCACTCTGCTCAAACTGTCCTCTCCAGCCCAGCTGACGTCCCGTATCTCTCCTGTGTGTCTGACTTCCTCCTCCACCAGCATCCCCTCCGGCACTCTTTGTGTCACCACTGGATGGGGCAGAACTGGAACCACCT CAAGTCCTCGTATCCTGCAGCAGGTCGCGCTGCCCCTTATGAGTCCAGCTCAGTGCAAGCAATACTGGGGTCAGAGCAGAATCACAGATGCCATGATCTGCGCTGGAGCCTCCGGTGTCTCCTCTTGCCAG GGTGATTCTGGTGGTCCTCTGGTGTGTGAGAGCGCAGGTGTTTGGTATCAGGTGGGCATCGTGTCCTGGGGCTCCACCGACTGCAATGTTCGCGCCCCAGCCATCTACTCCCGTGTGTCTTATCTCCGCCAATGGATTGACCAGACTGTCGCCTACAACTAG